The Ignavibacteria bacterium genomic sequence TTTCTTTTCCTCTATCTCTTCACAAATTTCCAGCAACTTATCTTCTTTTTTATTTTGCGAATACGTTCCCCATTCGGAAAAATTCAAATGTTTTCTTCCCTCGTTCACATGATTTGTCAATAAATATGTCACCGGCATAATGTTGCTGTACCATGGCCATTTCGTATCGTGGGAATGACAATCGAAACATGCGCGAGCAAGTATCGGCTGTACATATTCAGGAATGTTCATTTCGTTACCTGTGCGCTGTGGATTTGTTCTTTCTGTACGAAAGAACTGAAGAAGAAGAAATATTGCAATGATTGTAAGGAATAGTTTTTTGAACATAAATTCGTATGGTATTTTAAAAAAAAATTGTAGAATTCAATTGTTTAATTTAACAACATCCATTGACTAAGAGCGCCCCTGTTTTGAAATTGCTCACCGTTGCATTTCAGGGAATCGGCATCGCGTTGTTGTTTGGAAATGAGCATTGAATCTCTGTGAGAAATTCCGCGCGCTTGAAAGTTCAAAAAAAGTAAATCGCTCATAATAGAAAAATATGAAACAAGTTTCCATCCGATTGGTGTTTGAACGCCAACAGCAATATCAGAATCTGTTTGACTTCCAAAATGCGTTCCCAATAATTCTCCCGCTTTCACAGTATCGCCAATATATAATGTGTGAATCGTATCAATATGAAAAATTTCTATAGAAATTGCAGGGTGTTTTTTTGATTGGATTTGTAATTTTGTTCCAGCCCATTCATTATATATACGAGTAATTCTTCCGTCAAGAGGAGAAAATATTTTTACGTTCGACCAATTCACTGAATCGTGAAACTCGTAATAATGTTTCATGCTGCGGCAATCTTCAAAATCATCGGAGTAATCGTGTCCAAAACTTGAACGAAACTTAGAAATGCGATGTACTTTTTCCAGTTCACAGTAATTGACGTTGATAAATTTCGGAACTCCGTGTTTTTGAACATCAATCGTGTTACCGGAAAATTTATCAGTTTGCGCCGACGTTTCGAATGAATTCTTTCTCTTATCGTTGCAAGAACACATTAGCAAAAGACCGATAAGTACTACAAACAAAATGCTGTTAGAAATATTCACCATTTCTTAAAAACAAAAAAAACCGCGGTAATCATCAACAGAAATCCAACAACGTAATTCCATTTCAATTCTTCTTTTAAATAGTACACGGAAAAAAATGAAAACACAACGAGCGTAATAACTTCCTGAATGGTTTTGAGTTGCGCCGTCGAAAATTCTTCGCTGCCGATTCTGTTTGCAGGAACCATAAAACAATACTCGACAAATGCTATGAACCAACTGATGAAAATTACTTTCCACAACGTTACGTCTTTATATTTCAAGTGACCGTACCATGCAAACGTCATAAATACATTGGATATAGTAAGGAGTAAAATTGTTTTCATTCAACCATTGTACGTGTATATAGTCAAAAATTCGTTTTTCGCTTCATAAAAAAATTTCCACCGTCAAACAAAAATCAAATTCCAAACGACAAACCAATAGTTTGAAATTCGTCATTTGGAATTGATGTGATAATGAGATTCTGTTCGTTGAAATTTCTTACGCTACCGTAACTTCTTTACACAAGTACACATCCTGAATTGCATTCAAAATCTTTACTCCTTCGCTCATCTGTTTTTGAAATGCTTTTCTTCCGGAAATCAACCCCATTCCTCCTGCGCGTTTATTGATAACAGCAGTTTTCACCGCTTCCGCAATATCATTTTTACCGGAAGGACCGCCGGAGTTTATCAATCCGCAACGTCCCATATAACCGTTTGCAACTTGGTATCTGCATAAATCAATTGGATGTTCGGAAGACAATTGTTCATACATTCGCTTATCAGTTTTTCCGTACGGATTTTCTTTTGTATTCAGCATGTTGAAACCGCCGTTATTTTCCGGAAGTTTTTGTTTGACAATATCCGCTTCAATCGTTACGCCAAGATGATTCGCCTGTCCCGTTAAATCTGCGGAGACGTGATAATCTTTATCTTGCTTGAATGCTGGATTGCGCAAATAACACCACAGCACTGTTACCATTCCAAGTTCGTGCGCAAGTTGAAACGCTTGCGCTACTTCGATGATTTGTCGTTTCGATTCGGGAGAACCAAAATAAATTGTTGCGCCGACTGCAATACAACCCATATCAAATGCCTGTTTGATACTGCCAAACTTAATCTGGTCGTACGAATTCGGATACGAAAGAAATTCATTATGATTGAATTTTAAGAGAAACGGAATTTTGTGTGCATACTTTCGTGCAACAGAACCCAATACGCCAAGAGTAGAAGCAACTGCATTACAGCCGCCTTCTATAGCAAGTTTCACGATATTTTCTCCGTCAAAATAAATCGGATTTGCGGCGAAGGATGCTCCGGCACTGTGTTCAATTCCTTGGTCAACAGGAAGAATAGATAGATATCCCGTTCCTGCAAGTCTTCCCGAATGAAACATGCAATTCATATTTCGCAATACGTTGGGATTTCTGTCGGAATCTTTCCACACGCGGTCAATAAAATCACCGCCGGGAAGTTGTAGTAAATCTTTGGAAATAGTTTTGCATTGATACGCAAGTAGTGTTTCTGCATCGGCGCCGATGATTGATTGAATTTCTGAATAGTTCATAAAAAAAATTATTTCCTTTAAATGTTGAAAAAAAATTTGCGGCGTTGAAAAAAACCGCAGTGAATATAGGAAAGACAAATGAAATTATTGAACTTGTTTTTCTGAAATTTTCTCTTTTTCTCTCCATTAAAAATAAGTATGTTTTATACAGTTGTCTTCATTTTTAATTTTCTGAACATCGTTATGACTCAAATATTTTCAATCTCCTCGCTCTTCATTGTTTCTTTGTTCTTTGCGCAACAAATTTCTTCGCAAACTATTGTGAATGTCTATCAACTTCCGAACTCAACGTATTGGAATCAGGCGTATGGCATTGCGAATGATTCAAATCATCTTTTCATTTCCAGCAGCACAAGTACAACAAGTATTACCAATTACGGTTCTATTTATACGCTCGATATGAACGGGAATATTGTTGATAGCACTGCAACGACTCTCGGTTCAAGTCAAGGGCTTGCGTTTGATGGCACCAATTTTTTCTACATTCGTAGATACACTGCAACATGTTCCGTCATCAAGATTACAAAAACGGGAACAGTGATAGATTCACTTCGTTTTTCTTCTAAATATATTGGAGGAATTACGTGGGATGGAACTCATATTTGGATTTCCGATTATTATCCTTCAAATGGAATGTTGTATAAAATCAACTGGAGTACAAAAACAATTGTTGATAGTTTTTCGACAATCGGCGCGCAACCAACAGGACTTGCGTTCGATGGAAATTCCATTTACTACGCAATGGACAGATTCAGCACCGAACCGAATCTCAATCTCATATATGTTGTCAATCCAACAAACGGAGATACCATACGAACAATTCAAATGCCCGATAATAATCCGTTGGGGGATGTCAATCCTCGTGGCATAACAATTTCCGGAAGATTTCTTTGGCTTGTTGCAAAATCCCTTGTATATCCGACACGACAAGCATTGTATCAATACGATTTAAGCGGAAGCGGAACTCCTGCAATTCATTTACCAGTGAATGTTTTTGATGTGGGAAATGTTGCAATCGGAACATCAGGTCAAGCAAACGGAACAATTCAAAACCTCGGATTGGGAAATCTTGTTCTCGACAGTATTCAACAATTATTTTCAACCAGTTTTTCTACCAACATACAAACACCGCAAACTATTGCTCCCGGTAACAGCATCAATTTTACACTTACCTTTACGCCACAATCATTCGACCGAGACAGCGCATATTTTCGTTTGCTCAGTAATGATATCGTTCGCGGAATAAAAACAATCAAAATTTTTGGAAAGGGAATTTCTGCATTTGGTTTTATTAATGTTCCAGATTCGTTCAGTTACGGCGTAAGAAGAATAAACAGTTCAACCAAATGGAATTTAAAAATTCAAAACGCGGCAAACGACGAACTGATTGTTGATAGCGCAGCGATGATAAGTTTGACCGGAGGATTTTATTTCCACAATGTTGTGTTTCCATTTACCGTTCCTCCACTCTCTTCTGTTACTATGCGTGTATTTTATTATCCGACGAATGTTGGACAACACTCAGCAACGTTACGAATATATAACAATTCTACAAACGCACCTGAAGCAGATATTACACTTTCGGGAATGAGTGAACCGCAAAGTCTTGCAATCGCAGTTCCGTTTTGGTCGCATACGGTTGTTGACCATCCAATTTCCAACACGTTTCGACTTGTGAAAGCAGTGCGCACAATCAATGATATTTCCGGCGATGGAAAACCGGAAATCATTGTTTCAACCGAAAATTACTGGACAATGGCGCTGAATGGAAATGCAAGCGGAGAAACCGATTCCCTCTGGGCATTTACAACATACATTCATAATGCAAGCGCGGGTTCGATTGGAACTGCAGGTGATTATTCTCATCAAAAAGCACTCGAAGTTGCTTCCGACTTGAACGGCGACGGCTTTCAAGATGTCGTCATTGGAACTGGGGGCGGAAATGAACACGTATATGCAATTGATGGCAGAAACGGAAGAATAATTTGGACGTATGGAACAGACCATCCCGATAGTTTTTCGATGGGAGACTTTACAGGGGTTGATGCAAAACGCGATTTCACCGGTGATGGCATTCCCGACGTTGCTGCTGCTGCAAGCGCAACGGATGTTGGTGGAGTTGGCGGAAGAAGAAGCGCATATCTTTTCAACGGACAAACGGGCGAAATGCTATGGACTGCACCGCTGGAAGGATTTACTCACGGAATTATTTCCATCGGCGATATTGATAATGACGCTATTCCCGATGTTGTTGGAACTGTTGGCGAACCGACATACAAAGCATTTTGTTTCAGCGGCGCCAACGGTGTTATGAAATGGTCATTTTCTCCTTCTGCAACTGGAAGCGCAAAAGAGGTTCTCGAATTTCCCGTTGCAGGACAAACTCCTGATGTTATTCTTGGGGCATTCTGGGGACCGATATTTCGCCTCGATGGAGTTACGGGAACACAAATGTGGTCTCGTGCAACAAATGGCGATGGGGTAATGCAACTTGTGAGATTAAAAGACGTTACCAATGACGGCGTTGACGAAATTCTCGCTGCATTGTTAACTGGCGGCGCAATGTGTATCAACGGCGCAAACGGAAATATTGTTTGGCACAATTTTCCATCGGAAAATACGATGGGGTGTGCAAGCATTTCCGACTTGAACGGCGACGGCATTGATGAAGCAGTATTTGCAGTTCAAAATGTTGGCACATATTTTTTACGCGGTGATAATGGACAACAACTTGCACTCTTTCCAGCAACAACAACGGCTCAATCGCGGGAAATTGCCGTTGCTCCCGATTTGGATGGAAACAACAGTAACGAAATTATCATCGGGGGAAAAATCGGAAATGTAACATTGCTTTCCGGCGGACTTGATGCTCCCCAACTTGTACGTATCGAACATTCCATCCCGAAAACATTTTCCCTCAGCAACAATTATCCGAACCCGTTCAATCCTACTACCTCGTTTCGTTTGAACATTCCGCAACTTGCTGATGTGGAAATTTCCATCTTTAATATTTTAGGAGAGAACGTTACATCATTTTCGTATGAAAGCCTTTCCGCAGGTTCTCACGAAATTACTTGGGAAGGAAAAAACGATAATGGAGAAAATGTTGCGAGCGGCGTGTATTTGCTTCGGGTAAAAGTTAGCGATGATACAAAAAAATTATTTACTGCAACGAAACGACTGATGATGCTGAAATAAAAACATTGCCGATATACAATTAAAAACCTTCAAAGTTTGCAGGAGAGGAGACACGTCAAGTTTTTCCTCGGATTCTTCTTGGACTCAATGCAAGTCTTGGAGGTTTTTAAATATATCAAAATCGGAATGAAGCCCTTCTAAGTTCAATGGAACAATGCAATTTTTTTTTGAAATCTTATTATTTTTCCCAACTCTTGTTATAACTACTCTTTTTTTCAGAAAAAAATTATGGAGAAGTTTTTACAACGTTCTTGTCTTTGTTATTTGTCGTTTCGTTTTTTCCATTGTATCTGCACAATTTTAATAATTCCAGGAAGTAGAGAAAGAAAGACAACGACAATAATGACTTTAAAAATATGCTTGTCTATATCGGGAATAAGTTTTCCAAGAAAGAAACCAATAAGTGTCATACTCACCACCCAAAAAATTCCTCCCCAAACATTGAACGAAAAAAATTTTTGGTACTTCATTTCCGCAACACCGGCAACTACGGGGGCAAACGTGCGTGCAAACGGCATAAAACGCGCAAGCACAATGGTTATTCCGCCGTACTTTTCGTAGAACTCTTTTGTTTTCAGTAAATGTTCCTTCTTAAAAAAGCGCGAGTCTTTTCTTTGATACAATGCTCCGCCGCTTCTTTTCCCGATGTAATATCCAACGGCATCTCCAATAATCGCCGCAAGAATTACGGAAATATTCAACGTGTAAATATCGAACATTCCGCTTGCAGCAAATAAACCAGCAGTAACAAGAAGAGAATCACCCGGAAGAAAAAAACCGACGAGTAATCCGGTTTCTGCAAAAACAATTAGAATAATTGCGATGAGACCGCCCCATTGAATTATCGCTTTTACGTCAGTAAGAAAAATAAAAAAATCTTTAAGAGTTTCCATCGGTAAAAAAAAAAAGTCAAAAGCCGTTGCGTTTTGAAAACTTTTGATTTTTGAATATTAAAATGTGATGTTGATTTTGTGGGCCCTGTAGGACTTGAACCTACGACCCGCAGATTATGAGTCTGCTGCTCTAACCAACTGAGCTAAGGGCCCCCATTTCCATGGGAAAAAAATTTGCGGGGAAATATACAAAGTACTGATCCGTTGACAAAGCAAACAATGCACGATTTCCAAAAGGACGAACCTCGTACATCCTCTCATAGAAAATTTGTTAATTCAATGTCGCAGAGTTTTTCTCTGTAACAGAAAAAGCGATTCCGTGGAGACGAAATCGCTTTGAGAATTCTCTTGGATTGTTGTTCCGTTTTCTTACTTCATCAGCAACAATTTCCTCATTGCCTGAAAATTTCCTACGTGTATTTTGTAGAAATAGATTCCGCTGGTAAATCGTGATGCATCAAATCGTACAACTTTATATCCCGCATCTTTTTCATTGTTCACGAATGTTGCTACTTCTTGTCGAAGTAAATCATATACTTTTAGTATTACAAAACTATTCATGGGTAACTGATAACAAATAACGGTTACATGATTGAATGGATTCGGATAATTTTGCTTCAACGCAAAACATTTGAAATATTTTGAGTATGTAGATTATTCTACTTCGGATATTCTCTCTTCGCTACATTAAACATACTGCGTTTTCCGTATCCCGAAAAGTCTGTTTCGTCATTCACCTTTTTCAATACCTGTTCCGCAAGTTGTGTTCGTTCATCATTAGAAAATTGCGTTCGCATCTGCGTCAATGTAGTATATGCGTCGTCTTCGTATTCCACATCGCGCCGCACGAATAACATCCGAGATAGTAGCAGCGTGGAAATGCGCGTATCGGCATCGAGTTCCAAAATCAACGCGACTCAAAACGTTCTAATGTTTCAAATCCTTTTTCCCGCCATCCGTAATCGAGTGCAAGCAAAATCGTTGCGGCGCGTCTGCTGGTGCTGCCACTTCGGCAATTGGGTCGTAAAAAATTGCGGCGAAACTATAGAGAGAAAAAATATTTTGAGGAAAATGTTTTTATGTGTTTGCATTTTCAAGAGAGAGTAGTATATTCAACGAGCATTTTGTAAAAAATTTACAAGTATAATGGATTTAGCAAACATTTTTTTAGAGCATACGTTGTTTTCTATATTAGATTCAAGTTGTAAATGCAAGGTTAGGCGATTTATTGGGTAATTCAAAAATATAGAGCAGGTAATTAGATGAAGGAACTAAGAATAATCAAGCCATTGATAATAAGTTTAATACTTTTAATTGGTCTACCGTTTTTTAGAGGTTTTGTAAATCAAGATAGTATTTCAATAGGTGCATATCAACAAAACGATAATAAAAATACCACACCGCAGAAGGGTAAAAAACCGAAAAAGAAAAGCACACCGACATCCCCACAAAAACCAACGAAAGAACTAAGAGATACTCTCACGAGAAAAAGTGAATCTGAGTTACCCTTTCAACAAGGTGAAGAGTTCAACGAGACGGATACAACTTTTTCGACCGAGGATACTGCTAAAGGAATTCAAGAGGTTAATTACTTGACGAACTGGATTTCATTGGAACATATTGGGAAAAAGGAAAGACTTTCATTAATCCAAGAAATTGTTGCAGAATCATCAAGACATGTATTAAAAAGGAAAAAACTAGATTTTAATCAAACTGAAAAACTTAATCGCCAATGGGAGTTCGATAGAAAATCACTCAATAACAAATGGCTTGACGATTTTCTTATGAAGGAGGGAAAATTTAAAGAATCTTCCGAACAACTCGATTCATTGCGTCAAGCATTTCAAGAAGCAAAAATAAAAATTAGTAACTTACAACAAGACGAAAGCAGTATACGCAAAAACATTGAACTATACGAAAAACGAATTGATAACCTTCTTTCGACAATTACCAAGTTAGACAATGAGTACGAAAGTAGATTAGCCAAAATTTCCTATAGCATCTGTATAATTAGTAGAGTTAAAATAGAACAAGATGAACCAATAGATTCTTTAAGAATTTTATTACAAAATGCAGCGATTGAAAAAGCGATAAAGGAAATAAAAGGTGTTGAGGTGCAAAAAATGACAATTATAAACAAAGATTCAATTATTAGCAATATAATTTCAAAAAAAGAACAGGCATTAACGCGTATTAGTGATAACTTGGAAAAATTTCAATTGATTGATGACCAAATGACGCATACTCAAATTTTTAGGATAGGAGTGTTCCCTTTTGAAAAATATGCGATTAAAAAAGCAATTATGGAAAACGAGCAATTAACCTCCTTAAATAAATACAAACAGAGTGTAGAAGTCTCTGTAGCGAAGGATGACGAAACGTTTTTTTCCCAACTTAAATTGAAAAAAGTTGAAATCAAATTTATTCAATCTCAACATCAATCAGTTATTGATAATAATAGAAAAGTCGAGGAAAGAATTGTTATGTACAAGAAAGATTATGATCAAAAAAAACAAAAAACATTATTGAGTTTGGGACGGTTTAGAGATATAAAGGATTCTTTGAAGGTGATGCTCGAAAATAGGTCAAAGGAAATTATCAATGAAAATTTACGGACACAAGACATCGAGAAAGCAAGAACCACTTTTGATAGTGAGTATTTGTCATCCAAAACGAACTACGAGAATTTTTGGAAAAATAAAATTGAATATGTAAATAAAAATAAGCAATCTCAATTAGGAAATATTCCTACAACACAAGCAGACCATTTTAGAAAACTTGCGGAAGAAACTTATTCTGCAGAAAAGGAATTAAAAAACGATCTCTCAACATCCGTTATATTAACTGTAGGTTCAGAGAATGCTGAAACCGAAATTCGAAAAATATCAAGTAGGGAAGTAAAATATACCCCAGAAGTGATTGCTTTTAAGATTCTATATCTTACTATTGCTAACATCGAAGACGATGCATACGGCCTTTTGAACATTGCGTATAAAATTCGATGGACACCAATAGGCACACTTTTGTCAATGATTAAAGATACTCTTATTGACCCTCAACATAATAAAATTTGGCTTTATCGTCCATCAGAAGTAACAAGTCCACGATATGTAGACGAGAATCAACCTCCAGGATTTCGATTACCTACGTTACAAGAACTTACGGATTTGTCAAAACATCGTGATGAGTATTTGGATGAAAAAAATGAGGATGTATTTATTCTCTTAAAATGCGATGTAGAAGCACCGTTCCTAACAAATGAGCAAATTCAAGATGGATATAGTAATTACTATAAAGGATATGACTTTATTTCAAATTCAGAAACGAAAGAAAACGAAGTTTCTGCCGTTAACCTTTTTTGGGTAAAGGATGTAAAATTAACTTCTGATGAATAACGTCAATGATAAAACATTATTATATGATATTCTCAATTGTTTATATAATTTCATTTCTTGGATGCTCTTCCGCTGATATCGTAATCAAGAATAATGAACAAAA encodes the following:
- a CDS encoding T9SS type A sorting domain-containing protein — its product is MKQNYPNPFNHVTVICYQLPMNSFVILKVYDLLRQEVATFVNNEKDAGYKVVRFDASRFTSGIYFYKIHVGNFQAMRKLLLMK
- a CDS encoding DMT family protein, whose protein sequence is MKTILLLTISNVFMTFAWYGHLKYKDVTLWKVIFISWFIAFVEYCFMVPANRIGSEEFSTAQLKTIQEVITLVVFSFFSVYYLKEELKWNYVVGFLLMITAVFFVFKKW
- a CDS encoding DedA family protein; protein product: METLKDFFIFLTDVKAIIQWGGLIAIILIVFAETGLLVGFFLPGDSLLVTAGLFAASGMFDIYTLNISVILAAIIGDAVGYYIGKRSGGALYQRKDSRFFKKEHLLKTKEFYEKYGGITIVLARFMPFARTFAPVVAGVAEMKYQKFFSFNVWGGIFWVVSMTLIGFFLGKLIPDIDKHIFKVIIVVVFLSLLPGIIKIVQIQWKKRNDK
- a CDS encoding choice-of-anchor D domain-containing protein codes for the protein MFYTVVFIFNFLNIVMTQIFSISSLFIVSLFFAQQISSQTIVNVYQLPNSTYWNQAYGIANDSNHLFISSSTSTTSITNYGSIYTLDMNGNIVDSTATTLGSSQGLAFDGTNFFYIRRYTATCSVIKITKTGTVIDSLRFSSKYIGGITWDGTHIWISDYYPSNGMLYKINWSTKTIVDSFSTIGAQPTGLAFDGNSIYYAMDRFSTEPNLNLIYVVNPTNGDTIRTIQMPDNNPLGDVNPRGITISGRFLWLVAKSLVYPTRQALYQYDLSGSGTPAIHLPVNVFDVGNVAIGTSGQANGTIQNLGLGNLVLDSIQQLFSTSFSTNIQTPQTIAPGNSINFTLTFTPQSFDRDSAYFRLLSNDIVRGIKTIKIFGKGISAFGFINVPDSFSYGVRRINSSTKWNLKIQNAANDELIVDSAAMISLTGGFYFHNVVFPFTVPPLSSVTMRVFYYPTNVGQHSATLRIYNNSTNAPEADITLSGMSEPQSLAIAVPFWSHTVVDHPISNTFRLVKAVRTINDISGDGKPEIIVSTENYWTMALNGNASGETDSLWAFTTYIHNASAGSIGTAGDYSHQKALEVASDLNGDGFQDVVIGTGGGNEHVYAIDGRNGRIIWTYGTDHPDSFSMGDFTGVDAKRDFTGDGIPDVAAAASATDVGGVGGRRSAYLFNGQTGEMLWTAPLEGFTHGIISIGDIDNDAIPDVVGTVGEPTYKAFCFSGANGVMKWSFSPSATGSAKEVLEFPVAGQTPDVILGAFWGPIFRLDGVTGTQMWSRATNGDGVMQLVRLKDVTNDGVDEILAALLTGGAMCINGANGNIVWHNFPSENTMGCASISDLNGDGIDEAVFAVQNVGTYFLRGDNGQQLALFPATTTAQSREIAVAPDLDGNNSNEIIIGGKIGNVTLLSGGLDAPQLVRIEHSIPKTFSLSNNYPNPFNPTTSFRLNIPQLADVEISIFNILGENVTSFSYESLSAGSHEITWEGKNDNGENVASGVYLLRVKVSDDTKKLFTATKRLMMLK
- a CDS encoding class I fructose-bisphosphate aldolase — encoded protein: MNYSEIQSIIGADAETLLAYQCKTISKDLLQLPGGDFIDRVWKDSDRNPNVLRNMNCMFHSGRLAGTGYLSILPVDQGIEHSAGASFAANPIYFDGENIVKLAIEGGCNAVASTLGVLGSVARKYAHKIPFLLKFNHNEFLSYPNSYDQIKFGSIKQAFDMGCIAVGATIYFGSPESKRQIIEVAQAFQLAHELGMVTVLWCYLRNPAFKQDKDYHVSADLTGQANHLGVTIEADIVKQKLPENNGGFNMLNTKENPYGKTDKRMYEQLSSEHPIDLCRYQVANGYMGRCGLINSGGPSGKNDIAEAVKTAVINKRAGGMGLISGRKAFQKQMSEGVKILNAIQDVYLCKEVTVA